The stretch of DNA TGAAGAGATTTTATTTCTTCGGATTTTTTGTGTCTCATTTCAGGGGTCTGCATATTGAGACTCAAATGAGGTCGTGTGTTATTATAAAGATACACACTTTGTTCTACCATTTTGGTTAATTCAGTAATATCTTTTGTTTTTTCGATTAAAAACTCTTGTTTCAATATCCCATTAATTCTTTCCGCTAAAGCATTTTGATAACAATCATAGCCGTCTGTCATCGATGGTATGATCTGATTTTGTTTTAAAATTGTCTGATAATATTCCGAGCAATACTGTAAGCCTCTATCCGAATGATGGATTAATTTCTCATTATTTATTCTATTTTTAATAGCCATTTTTAGCGCTATAGATACATTTTCCGCATTCATATTTTCACTTACAGAATAACCCATTATTTTTCGACTATAAGCATCTGTCACTAAAGAAAGATAACAAACGGCTTGCTTGGTTTTTACATACGTTATATCACTTACAAAGACCTGTTCTGGTTTATTAATCTCTATTTCTTTGTATAAATTAGGATGTTTCCTTAACCAATGTTTAGAGAATGTGGTTCTTGTGTATTGTTTTTTAGGTGTTATAAGTAAATTTTCTCTTCTCAGATAATCAAACAAAGCATCTCGACCCATCTTTATGTTTAGCTCTTTTAGCTGTTCATTCAGAATATAATAAAGCTTTCGAGTTCCTATTCTTGGTAATTTTATTCGAACTTCTAGAACTAATTTTTTAACCTGTAAAAGCTCTGATTCTCGAATAGAATGACGTTTTAGTGCAGCATAGAAACTTTGGCGACTTAACCCAAGCAATCGACATGAGCAAGAAACAGTTATTTCTTGTTTTTGGAGTTTGAGGATTGTTGGGTATTGTACTTTTTCTGATTTGAGTACCAAGCTGTTCATCGGCTATATCAATCATTGTATTAAGTATTTTGACTCTTAGCTTTTCATCAGCCAATTCTTGTTCTAACCGTTTAATTTTTTGCGCTGGAGTTTCTTCTGATTTTGACATAGTATGAATAACTGGTTTGCTCCAATCTAAGTTACCATATTTTCTGAGCCAAACCAAAACTGTACTTCTTCCTTGTATTCCATAGCATTTTTGAGCTTGTTTGTAAGTAAAGTCGCCTTTTTCTATTTGGGATACAACGGCTAATTTAAAGCCTAAGGTGTAATCGCGTTGTGTTCTCTTTTTTCTTTCTGAATCTGATGAGTTCATAATAAGTTGATTTAGTGTCAACTTATTTCAGGACGGGACAATAGAAGCAAAAAAGCCGATGCGATGCATCG from Faecalibacter sp. LW9 encodes:
- a CDS encoding IS3 family transposase (programmed frameshift) — its product is MNSSDSERKKRTQRDYTLGFKLAVVSQIEKGDFTYKQAQKCYGIQGRSTVLVWLRKYGNLDWSKPVIHTMSKSEETPAQKIKRLEQELADEKLRVKILNTMIDIADEQLGTQIRKSTIPNKILKLQKQEITVSCSCRLLGLSRQSFYAALKRHSIRESELLQVKKLVLEVRIKLPRIGTRKLYYILNEQLKELNIKMGRDALFDYLRRENLLITPKKQYTRTTFSKHWLRKHPNLYKEIEINKPEQVFVSDITYVKTKQAVCYLSLVTDAYSRKIMGYSVSENMNAENVSIALKMAIKNRINNEKLIHHSDRGLQYCSEYYQTILKQNQIIPSMTDGYDCYQNALAERINGILKQEFLIEKTKDITELTKMVEQSVYLYNNTRPHLSLNMQTPEMRHKKSEEIKSLQI